Proteins encoded in a region of the Isosphaeraceae bacterium EP7 genome:
- a CDS encoding thioredoxin-like domain-containing protein: protein MRSLKTSLAVACLLGIAPSGVFAQTVDGLLRFKPVVAGVEYDIPADPPAVAACKIEIISKNGSGYALRDGQGQLLRKFVDTNQVKDASGKANLDQWSYYKDGFEVYRELDLNEDKKLDECRWMNSGGTRIAVMSGGAIQAWKRISAEEASKVLVQALLAGDPALLETVMATPAELTALGVPKGVVDQAAAATETRKGKLKDLVTKLGWSDQTTWSGLNGQMPHLLPADAGLKDDLMVYENAMISASKGTKGTEESYLLVPELVKIGETWKFVALPAAVKPGDGPIPLVDASIRSALYREAAPEVANRDPKMDEALKKLADYDAAKSDLLSSTDVKEVLAYHYNRIPLLREVSKVAPAEEKINFDRQVANALAEGVATGKFPEGIKYLDGLIAEKGKIGSYAALRKIGAEYALANDEAGATPVAVQKKWLGDLKAFLEAYPKSDEVPDALYQLAWTSEVNTDEDEAKLYYARLAKDFPDTTTGKKAAGALRRLDLVGKPFDLKGTGLTGSPVDLARFKGKTVLVTFWATWSGDVKRETPELLKVYEAHKAQGFEIVGVNLDTEKADLEAFLKEVPTPWAQIFEPGGLEGRLAQEFGIFALPTMILVSPEGKVINRGMRLVSQVEAQLDKVLGAGGKGVALGPK, encoded by the coding sequence ATGCGGTCCTTGAAGACGAGCCTGGCCGTGGCCTGCCTGCTGGGGATCGCCCCCTCGGGCGTCTTTGCTCAGACGGTCGACGGGCTCCTGCGGTTCAAGCCGGTCGTGGCGGGCGTCGAGTACGACATCCCGGCCGACCCGCCTGCGGTCGCCGCGTGCAAGATTGAGATCATCAGCAAGAACGGTAGCGGGTATGCGCTGCGCGACGGCCAGGGGCAGCTCCTGCGCAAGTTCGTCGACACCAACCAGGTCAAGGATGCCAGCGGCAAGGCGAACCTCGACCAGTGGAGCTATTACAAGGACGGGTTCGAGGTCTATCGCGAGCTCGACCTGAACGAGGACAAGAAGCTCGACGAGTGCCGCTGGATGAACTCCGGCGGGACCCGGATCGCGGTTATGTCAGGTGGGGCGATCCAGGCCTGGAAGCGGATCTCGGCCGAGGAGGCCTCGAAGGTCCTGGTCCAGGCGCTACTCGCCGGCGACCCGGCGCTGCTGGAGACCGTGATGGCCACGCCGGCCGAGTTGACGGCCCTGGGGGTGCCCAAGGGGGTGGTCGATCAGGCCGCAGCGGCCACCGAGACCCGCAAGGGGAAGCTCAAGGACCTGGTGACCAAGCTCGGCTGGAGCGACCAGACAACCTGGTCGGGCCTGAACGGGCAGATGCCGCACCTCCTGCCGGCCGATGCCGGGCTCAAAGACGACCTGATGGTGTACGAGAATGCGATGATCTCGGCCAGCAAGGGGACGAAGGGGACCGAGGAGTCGTACCTCCTGGTTCCCGAGTTGGTGAAGATCGGCGAGACCTGGAAGTTCGTGGCCCTGCCCGCCGCGGTCAAGCCGGGGGACGGCCCGATCCCGCTCGTCGACGCCAGCATCCGGTCGGCCCTATACCGCGAGGCGGCCCCCGAGGTCGCCAACCGCGACCCCAAGATGGATGAGGCCCTGAAGAAGCTGGCCGACTACGACGCGGCCAAGTCCGACCTGCTGTCGAGCACCGACGTCAAGGAAGTGCTGGCCTATCATTACAACCGGATCCCCCTGCTGCGCGAGGTCTCGAAGGTGGCCCCCGCGGAGGAGAAGATCAACTTCGACCGCCAGGTGGCCAATGCCCTGGCCGAAGGGGTGGCCACCGGCAAGTTCCCCGAGGGGATCAAGTACCTCGACGGCCTGATCGCCGAGAAGGGGAAGATCGGCTCATACGCGGCGCTCCGGAAGATCGGGGCCGAATATGCGCTGGCGAATGATGAGGCAGGCGCGACGCCGGTCGCGGTTCAGAAGAAGTGGCTGGGCGATCTCAAGGCGTTCCTGGAAGCCTATCCCAAGAGCGACGAGGTGCCCGACGCGCTCTATCAGCTCGCCTGGACCAGCGAGGTGAACACCGACGAGGACGAGGCGAAGCTCTACTACGCCCGGCTCGCCAAGGATTTCCCCGACACGACCACCGGCAAGAAGGCGGCCGGTGCGCTCCGACGGCTCGATCTGGTCGGCAAGCCATTCGACCTGAAGGGGACCGGCCTGACCGGCAGCCCGGTCGACCTGGCCCGCTTCAAGGGCAAGACCGTGTTGGTTACGTTCTGGGCGACCTGGTCGGGCGACGTGAAGCGCGAGACGCCCGAGCTGCTCAAGGTCTACGAGGCCCACAAGGCGCAAGGCTTCGAGATCGTCGGCGTGAATCTGGACACGGAGAAGGCCGACCTCGAGGCTTTCCTCAAGGAAGTGCCGACCCCCTGGGCCCAGATCTTCGAGCCCGGCGGCCTGGAAGGGCGGCTGGCGCAGGAGTTTGGCATCTTCGCGCTGCCGACGATGATCCTGGTCTCTCCAGAGGGCAAGGTAATCAACCGGGGGATGCGGTTGGTCTCGCAGGTCGAGGCACAGCTCGACAAGGTGCTCGGGGCCGGCGGCAAGGGCGTCGCGCTCGGACCGAAGTGA
- a CDS encoding glucuronate isomerase encodes MHAPATTNAPHDPAARELFDEMTRWPIYDPHSHINPHSPAARNFDEVLGYHYYTELAHSAGMPAALVSPDLAPAHRARNLAGYLDRIDNTVQHDWLVEIARTFHGFEGERIGPDTIESLYATADKSASGPAWDQKVWDKSGLEAVYLTNDFDDPLEGWDTGRYVPCLRTDDLVLKLHEPGTLARLRASTGVDIDDFATLRDAIGKTFERFKAKGARACAISLPPDFIPSRGTPKKAVTPVRRAIHGMDVRHDEIQEVRRILFWTIAEFCAEFRLPFDLMIGPVRNAYSSGVAGGRDLFDRRVSLADYAELFNHFPGVTFPVSTLSPDAAPELVAYSWIFPNVVPMGHWWYSNVPTYIAADLRARLQAVPKVKQVGYYSDAYKLEFVLPKFNTYRKVLAEVLAEDCIRGRGWSADRALNLARQVLLENPRRLFGGEETSRIVLPKT; translated from the coding sequence ATGCACGCGCCAGCGACGACCAACGCGCCCCACGACCCGGCCGCACGCGAGCTGTTCGACGAGATGACGCGCTGGCCGATCTACGATCCGCACTCGCACATCAACCCCCACAGCCCGGCCGCCCGCAACTTCGACGAAGTCTTGGGCTACCACTACTATACCGAGCTGGCCCACTCCGCGGGGATGCCAGCCGCACTCGTCTCCCCCGACCTCGCCCCGGCCCATCGCGCCCGCAATCTCGCGGGTTATCTCGACCGGATCGACAACACCGTCCAGCACGACTGGCTCGTCGAGATCGCCCGGACCTTCCACGGCTTCGAGGGAGAACGGATCGGCCCCGACACGATCGAATCCCTCTACGCCACGGCCGACAAGTCCGCCTCGGGCCCCGCCTGGGACCAGAAAGTCTGGGACAAATCCGGCCTGGAAGCTGTCTATCTGACGAATGACTTCGACGACCCCCTCGAAGGCTGGGACACCGGCCGCTACGTCCCTTGCCTGCGCACCGACGACCTCGTCCTAAAGCTCCACGAGCCGGGAACCCTGGCTCGCCTGCGCGCGTCGACCGGGGTCGACATCGACGACTTCGCCACCCTCCGAGACGCCATCGGCAAGACCTTCGAACGCTTCAAGGCAAAGGGGGCTCGCGCCTGCGCGATCAGCCTTCCTCCCGACTTCATCCCCTCACGTGGTACCCCCAAGAAGGCCGTCACCCCCGTCCGACGCGCGATCCACGGGATGGACGTCCGCCATGACGAGATCCAGGAAGTTCGGCGGATCCTCTTCTGGACCATCGCCGAATTCTGCGCCGAGTTCCGGTTGCCGTTCGATCTGATGATCGGCCCCGTGCGAAATGCCTACTCGTCGGGCGTGGCGGGCGGCCGCGACCTGTTCGATCGCCGCGTCAGCCTGGCCGATTATGCCGAGCTGTTCAACCACTTCCCGGGCGTGACCTTCCCGGTGTCGACACTCTCGCCCGATGCCGCGCCCGAGCTGGTCGCCTATTCGTGGATCTTTCCCAATGTCGTGCCCATGGGCCACTGGTGGTATTCCAACGTCCCCACCTACATCGCGGCCGACTTGAGAGCCAGGCTCCAGGCGGTGCCCAAGGTGAAGCAGGTCGGTTACTACTCGGACGCGTACAAGCTTGAGTTCGTCCTGCCCAAATTCAATACCTATCGCAAGGTGCTGGCCGAGGTGCTTGCCGAAGATTGCATCCGAGGCCGGGGCTGGTCGGCCGACCGTGCGCTCAACCTGGCCCGTCAGGTCCTGCTGGAGAATCCGAGGCGTCTCTTCGGGGGGGAGGAAACCTCCCGGATCGTGCTGCCCAAAACTTGA
- a CDS encoding RsmE family RNA methyltransferase: MHDRAYVPDPLQPGKLTLGGDEARHLARVRRAEVGDLVDLFDGQGAAYSARIVGLGKERVDLEVLPEPIPDRIPVPRLTLATAIPKGDRIDWLVEKATELGVDRLVPLVTTRSVVDPRSTKLDRLRRTVIEACKQCGRNRLMKIDAPTPWAEFARSNAGATRLLADPGGVNVATLLEPFPTDACLAIGPEGGFTDEEVKLAGSLGWQSITLGPTILRIETAGLVGAASIFNSFGRPR, encoded by the coding sequence TTGCACGACCGAGCTTATGTCCCGGATCCTCTCCAGCCTGGCAAACTGACTCTCGGCGGCGACGAGGCACGCCACCTGGCCCGCGTCCGTCGCGCCGAGGTGGGCGACCTCGTCGATCTCTTCGATGGGCAGGGCGCCGCGTACTCCGCGCGGATCGTTGGCCTGGGTAAGGAACGGGTCGACCTGGAGGTGCTCCCGGAACCGATCCCCGACCGAATCCCGGTGCCGAGGCTCACGCTCGCGACGGCCATCCCCAAGGGAGATCGGATCGACTGGCTCGTCGAGAAGGCCACCGAACTCGGAGTCGATCGGCTCGTGCCGCTGGTGACGACGCGTTCGGTGGTCGATCCGCGCTCGACCAAGCTCGATCGGCTGCGTCGGACGGTCATCGAGGCCTGCAAGCAGTGCGGTCGGAACCGGCTCATGAAGATCGATGCTCCGACCCCTTGGGCTGAGTTCGCCCGATCGAACGCCGGGGCCACGCGCCTGCTGGCCGATCCAGGCGGGGTCAACGTGGCGACGCTTCTGGAGCCATTCCCGACGGACGCCTGCCTGGCGATCGGCCCGGAAGGGGGCTTCACGGACGAAGAGGTGAAACTCGCCGGGTCGCTCGGATGGCAGTCGATCACACTCGGTCCGACGATCCTGAGAATCGAAACGGCCGGACTGGTCGGGGCCGCCTCGATCTTCAATTCGTTCGGACGGCCCCGCTGA
- a CDS encoding alpha/beta hydrolase family protein produces MSLSLVLIAAPPAERGVVAFVPLKAEASVPERFRLEAAEFHYELEGWQDAGLYTVERLRFPSPIVTPDEANNTVHAEYFRPKSPGKHPGVVVLHILGADFPLSRYLAARLAERGVAALFVKLPYYGERRPVGGEQRLLSANVDRSVLSMRQGVLDVRRAATWLASRPDVEASRLGVTGISLGGIVSSLVASVDPSIHRAALVMAGGNLAEALWSMPESRKVRELWISAGRTKAQLIEVMRPVDPLTTAAGLIGKRVVMFAGNADEVIPPDCTRVLWEAAGRPPIRWYDCGHYSVAGFLLPAIREVVDFFADEPPSP; encoded by the coding sequence TTGAGCCTGAGCCTCGTCCTGATCGCAGCACCCCCCGCCGAGCGTGGCGTTGTCGCGTTCGTCCCCTTGAAGGCCGAAGCTTCGGTCCCCGAACGATTCCGGCTGGAAGCGGCGGAATTTCACTACGAGCTGGAAGGCTGGCAGGACGCCGGCCTGTACACGGTCGAACGCCTGCGGTTCCCGTCGCCGATCGTCACGCCCGACGAGGCGAATAACACGGTCCACGCCGAATATTTCAGGCCGAAGTCTCCGGGCAAGCACCCAGGGGTCGTCGTGTTGCATATCCTCGGGGCCGACTTCCCACTCTCCCGCTACCTGGCGGCCAGGCTGGCCGAGCGCGGAGTCGCGGCCCTGTTCGTCAAGCTGCCCTATTATGGCGAGCGTCGGCCGGTCGGCGGCGAGCAACGGCTGCTCTCGGCGAACGTGGACCGTTCGGTCCTGTCGATGCGACAGGGGGTGCTCGACGTCCGCAGGGCGGCAACCTGGCTGGCAAGCCGACCCGACGTCGAAGCGTCTCGCCTGGGTGTGACGGGGATCAGCTTGGGGGGGATCGTCTCTTCGCTGGTCGCGTCGGTTGATCCCAGCATCCATCGGGCGGCCCTTGTCATGGCCGGTGGCAACCTCGCCGAGGCGCTCTGGAGCATGCCCGAGAGCCGGAAGGTGCGGGAGCTCTGGATCTCCGCAGGTCGTACCAAGGCCCAGCTCATCGAGGTCATGCGGCCGGTCGACCCGCTGACGACCGCTGCCGGCCTGATCGGCAAGCGAGTGGTGATGTTCGCCGGCAACGCCGACGAGGTGATCCCGCCTGACTGCACCCGCGTGCTCTGGGAAGCGGCCGGCCGACCGCCGATCCGCTGGTACGATTGCGGCCATTACTCGGTGGCCGGATTCCTCCTCCCTGCCATCCGCGAGGTCGTCGATTTCTTCGCCGACGAACCGCCCAGCCCTTGA
- a CDS encoding glycosyltransferase family 39 protein, whose protein sequence is MIPQIGTTRPASLKTRGWTWGAAIGLSALLWFFVGIPGEDAFVDEWAYVSQSYYADLYLSGNWDDRMWLDYPAYDLPPLPKYTIGLSLMSQGYARPKRAAAVEWYRNTSYAAGPRSMLIAARWPTAVFGAFGCVALFALGSVAFGRAVGLVAAILLALNPLYALHSRRAMSDVPAEALILATEALALFLIVRAGRWSLARFLVWVGVGILGGLAVLSKLNGSLALMTVVAWSAAVFFVRSWPAGRKWTIASATVLAGCVGLLTFALGNPFLTANPAVRLGGEDSKIAEMGIMQRARYVADHRVGVSSGAAKQFPNDALTTLPAKVSVMLVQGLGRFGPFGPAHSDSTKRFDRAQDWGALPWGFGLMVGAFFLIRRILDDRLNGRPPTALLIAVQVSLAVLVVTAFIPLAWDRYFLSIQPSMALLGALGLCSLYRWLRPNVVAGSFPR, encoded by the coding sequence ATGATCCCCCAAATCGGCACGACCCGGCCCGCAAGCCTCAAAACACGCGGCTGGACCTGGGGGGCGGCAATCGGGCTCTCCGCCCTGCTCTGGTTCTTCGTCGGAATTCCGGGCGAGGACGCGTTCGTCGACGAGTGGGCTTATGTCAGTCAGTCGTACTATGCCGATCTGTATCTCTCGGGGAACTGGGACGATCGGATGTGGCTGGACTACCCGGCCTATGACCTGCCCCCCCTGCCGAAGTACACGATCGGCCTCTCCCTGATGTCTCAGGGGTACGCGCGTCCCAAGCGAGCCGCCGCGGTGGAGTGGTACCGGAACACGTCGTACGCCGCAGGGCCGCGATCGATGCTCATCGCCGCCCGCTGGCCAACCGCGGTGTTCGGAGCCTTCGGCTGCGTGGCCCTCTTCGCCCTGGGGAGCGTGGCCTTCGGGCGAGCCGTGGGCCTGGTCGCGGCAATCCTGCTGGCCTTGAATCCGCTCTACGCCTTGCACTCCCGCCGTGCCATGTCCGACGTGCCCGCGGAAGCCTTGATTCTGGCGACCGAAGCCCTGGCGCTCTTCCTGATCGTGCGAGCTGGACGATGGAGTCTCGCACGGTTCTTGGTCTGGGTTGGCGTGGGGATTCTCGGCGGGCTCGCGGTCCTTTCGAAGCTCAACGGATCGCTCGCTTTGATGACCGTCGTGGCCTGGTCTGCGGCCGTCTTCTTCGTCCGGTCATGGCCCGCAGGTCGGAAATGGACCATCGCCTCGGCGACCGTGCTGGCGGGATGCGTCGGCCTGCTAACCTTCGCGCTGGGAAACCCATTCTTGACGGCCAACCCGGCGGTTCGGCTCGGCGGCGAGGATTCGAAGATCGCCGAGATGGGGATCATGCAGAGGGCACGCTACGTGGCCGACCATCGGGTCGGAGTCTCGAGCGGGGCCGCGAAGCAATTTCCCAACGACGCGCTGACGACCCTGCCGGCCAAGGTCTCGGTCATGTTGGTCCAGGGCCTGGGGCGTTTCGGTCCGTTCGGGCCTGCGCATTCCGACTCGACGAAGCGATTCGACCGGGCCCAGGACTGGGGTGCCCTGCCCTGGGGCTTCGGCTTGATGGTCGGGGCATTCTTCCTGATTCGACGGATCCTGGATGACCGATTAAACGGCCGGCCACCGACGGCGCTGCTCATCGCGGTCCAGGTTAGCCTCGCGGTGCTGGTCGTGACTGCGTTCATCCCGCTGGCCTGGGACCGCTATTTCTTGTCGATCCAGCCTTCGATGGCTCTGCTCGGAGCGCTCGGACTTTGCAGTCTCTACCGATGGCTGCGACCGAACGTCGTCGCCGGGAGTTTTCCCCGATGA
- a CDS encoding phosphopantothenoylcysteine decarboxylase, whose translation MTDAGRAVEGSPVAPAGQGPEPRASSTWNVVVTGGGTVAAIDEVRQIANRSTGRMAASIAEACLGRGASVWHVAAPGSQLAFERRAQLDLDAADPAVEFRRLERLRAEWLAVRDRYHPVRLKRGTVDDYARRLEETLKERPVDIVFLAMAVSDFEPEPAEGKIRSEADSLVIRCRPTAKVIRKVRDWAPDAYIVGFKLLAGATTAELVEEARRALVVNRADLTVANDQRTVTEGRHTIHLVREGGPVETYAMPEPIAERLVERSLEWSAKRKRG comes from the coding sequence GTGACTGACGCAGGCCGTGCCGTCGAAGGTAGCCCGGTCGCTCCGGCCGGACAAGGCCCGGAACCCCGCGCAAGTTCCACCTGGAACGTCGTGGTTACCGGCGGCGGCACCGTCGCGGCCATCGACGAGGTGCGTCAGATCGCCAACCGGTCGACCGGTCGAATGGCGGCGTCGATCGCGGAAGCCTGCCTGGGCCGTGGCGCGAGCGTCTGGCACGTCGCGGCGCCCGGGTCGCAGCTCGCGTTCGAGCGCCGGGCGCAACTCGATCTCGACGCAGCCGATCCCGCCGTCGAATTCCGGCGGCTCGAGCGCCTTCGGGCCGAGTGGCTGGCCGTGAGGGACCGCTACCACCCCGTTCGTTTGAAAAGAGGGACGGTCGACGACTACGCGCGGCGGCTTGAGGAGACGCTCAAGGAGCGGCCCGTGGACATCGTCTTCCTGGCGATGGCCGTGTCGGACTTCGAGCCGGAGCCGGCCGAGGGGAAGATTCGATCCGAGGCCGACTCCCTCGTGATCCGATGCAGGCCCACGGCCAAGGTGATCCGCAAGGTCAGGGACTGGGCGCCGGACGCCTACATCGTCGGGTTCAAGCTGCTTGCGGGCGCGACCACCGCGGAACTTGTCGAGGAGGCGCGGCGGGCCCTGGTCGTCAACCGTGCCGACCTCACGGTGGCCAACGACCAACGCACCGTGACCGAGGGGCGGCACACGATCCACCTCGTCCGCGAGGGCGGGCCGGTCGAAACCTATGCAATGCCCGAGCCGATCGCCGAGCGACTGGTGGAACGGTCCCTGGAATGGAGCGCCAAGCGGAAGAGGGGATGA
- a CDS encoding RluA family pseudouridine synthase, protein MIPILYQDNHCLALDKPAGMLSQGDHTGERSVVDVARDWIKDEFKKPGNVYIGLVHRLDQVTSGVVLLARTSKGASRLSEQFRDGKVGKTYLAMVEGFPAADEGEWEDFLWKDEASNVVRTAEPDEPGARRASLKYRVVERGRATSTIELIPGTGRGHQLRVQLSSRGLPILGDRKYGATKALSARDGGLRIALHAMELSFSHPTKGEPIVVKSPMPRDWPIRL, encoded by the coding sequence ATGATTCCGATTCTTTATCAGGACAACCATTGCCTCGCGCTGGATAAGCCGGCCGGGATGCTCAGCCAGGGGGACCACACCGGCGAACGGTCGGTGGTGGACGTGGCCCGTGACTGGATCAAGGACGAATTCAAGAAGCCCGGGAATGTTTACATCGGGCTGGTGCATCGGCTCGATCAAGTGACTTCGGGGGTCGTCCTGCTGGCCAGAACGAGCAAGGGGGCATCCAGGCTCTCGGAGCAGTTCCGCGACGGCAAGGTTGGCAAGACCTACCTGGCGATGGTCGAGGGGTTCCCGGCGGCCGACGAGGGGGAGTGGGAAGACTTTCTCTGGAAGGACGAGGCCTCGAACGTGGTGCGCACGGCGGAACCCGACGAGCCTGGGGCGCGACGGGCCAGTCTGAAGTATCGGGTTGTGGAGCGAGGCCGAGCAACCTCGACGATTGAGCTCATCCCGGGAACCGGGCGCGGTCATCAGCTTCGGGTGCAACTCTCGTCGCGCGGACTGCCAATCCTGGGTGATCGGAAGTACGGGGCGACCAAAGCGCTTTCGGCCCGCGATGGCGGGCTGCGGATCGCACTCCATGCGATGGAACTCTCGTTCAGTCACCCGACGAAAGGGGAACCGATCGTCGTGAAGTCGCCGATGCCGAGAGACTGGCCGATCCGTCTATGA
- a CDS encoding glycosyltransferase family 9 protein, whose protein sequence is MPRPRLPLDTLRPERVCLIKPSSLGDVVHALPALEALRLLWPSARISWVVNRSLVGLLEGHPALDEVIPFDRAAAKVSSAGLASIAGFGRVLRSKRFDVAIDLQGLLRSGLMTWATGAPVRVGLAEAREGATQFYDRTVATPPGTTHVVDKLLAVAHAFGAPKSPAKFRVACPEDDRAWANRTLAPIAGPRLVLNVGARWLTKRWPPAHFAELARRASETFGCGLVAVGAPEDRPLVDELAASLRGLPLLDLCGTTNLTRLTAVLAEADLVLSNDTGPIHLAAAAGARVLGIYTCTSPEKTGPYGPRSRSIQSCVWCAPSFVKTCDRLECMSELSPDRVWAALYPMLAEVSDSRTSAA, encoded by the coding sequence GTGCCGAGACCGAGACTGCCGCTGGACACCCTCAGACCCGAGCGCGTCTGCCTCATCAAGCCCAGCAGCCTGGGCGACGTTGTGCACGCGCTTCCCGCGCTGGAAGCCCTCCGCCTTCTCTGGCCGTCCGCGAGGATCAGCTGGGTAGTCAACCGGTCACTCGTCGGGTTGCTGGAGGGTCACCCCGCGCTCGACGAGGTCATCCCGTTCGACCGCGCCGCCGCCAAGGTTTCGTCGGCAGGCCTGGCCTCGATCGCCGGGTTCGGTCGTGTGTTGCGTTCGAAGCGATTCGACGTCGCCATCGACCTCCAGGGCCTCCTCCGCTCAGGCCTCATGACCTGGGCCACCGGCGCCCCGGTCCGTGTCGGCCTGGCCGAAGCCCGCGAAGGGGCGACCCAATTCTATGACCGGACCGTCGCCACGCCACCAGGCACGACCCACGTCGTCGACAAACTGCTCGCCGTCGCGCACGCATTCGGGGCACCCAAGTCGCCGGCAAAATTTCGCGTCGCCTGCCCCGAGGACGATCGCGCCTGGGCCAACAGGACGCTCGCCCCGATCGCCGGCCCTCGACTCGTCCTGAACGTGGGCGCACGCTGGCTGACCAAACGCTGGCCCCCCGCCCATTTCGCCGAGCTGGCGCGTCGGGCTTCCGAAACCTTCGGGTGCGGCCTCGTCGCGGTCGGCGCGCCCGAGGACAGGCCCCTCGTCGACGAACTCGCGGCATCACTCCGTGGCCTGCCACTGCTCGACCTCTGCGGGACGACGAACCTCACACGCCTGACGGCCGTCCTGGCCGAGGCCGATCTCGTCCTGTCCAACGACACAGGGCCGATCCACCTGGCCGCCGCCGCGGGGGCAAGGGTGCTGGGCATTTACACCTGCACCAGCCCCGAGAAGACTGGGCCGTACGGGCCGCGTTCCCGGAGCATCCAGAGCTGCGTCTGGTGCGCCCCCAGCTTCGTGAAAACGTGCGACCGGCTCGAATGCATGAGCGAGCTAAGCCCCGATCGCGTCTGGGCCGCCCTCTATCCGATGCTTGCCGAGGTCTCCGACTCCCGAACCTCGGCCGCCTGA
- the truD gene encoding tRNA pseudouridine(13) synthase TruD gives MKLKRLPEDFRVEELPTVRGADRGRYTFYRLKKRGVGTIEAIDSIARHWNLAARQISYGGLKDRHAETIQYLTIADGPARAIEEPNLLLEPLGKLEFAYGPAHFRGNRFGVVLRDLSGEDAASAIRAMGELPVDGLPNYFDDQRFGSVGYDGDFIGRAWLAGDHEKALKLAIAEANPSDRPDTKVEKAILRENWRDWAAAKAKLDRSHARSLVTYLVDHPEDFRGAFARLKRELRSLYFSAYQSHLWNLALGRLITRVTEPDQRAEIEFKAATMPIHRGLTAEQAATLRSTQIPLPSSRNTIPDGLLGEILNEVATEQAIPWSEMRVKHLKDVFFSKGHRAALIDTGGLSHNDEADELYPGRRKLSLEFELPKGGYATIVVKRLTEAAR, from the coding sequence ATGAAGCTCAAGCGACTGCCAGAAGATTTCCGGGTCGAGGAACTGCCGACGGTCCGGGGGGCCGACCGCGGTCGCTATACATTCTACCGCCTGAAAAAACGCGGGGTCGGGACCATCGAGGCAATCGACTCGATTGCCAGACATTGGAACCTGGCGGCCAGGCAAATCAGCTATGGCGGCCTGAAAGATCGGCACGCCGAGACGATCCAGTACCTGACGATCGCCGATGGCCCCGCCCGCGCGATCGAGGAGCCCAACCTTCTGCTGGAGCCGTTGGGTAAGCTCGAGTTCGCCTACGGGCCGGCGCACTTCCGGGGGAATCGCTTTGGAGTCGTCCTGCGCGACCTATCCGGGGAAGACGCTGCCTCCGCGATCCGTGCGATGGGCGAGCTGCCCGTCGACGGCCTTCCCAACTACTTCGACGACCAGCGATTTGGCTCGGTGGGCTACGACGGCGACTTCATCGGCAGGGCCTGGCTGGCTGGCGACCATGAGAAGGCCCTGAAGCTGGCGATCGCCGAGGCCAATCCCTCGGATCGGCCCGACACGAAGGTCGAGAAGGCGATCTTGCGCGAGAACTGGCGAGACTGGGCGGCGGCCAAGGCCAAGCTCGACCGGTCGCACGCGCGAAGCCTGGTGACTTACCTGGTGGACCATCCCGAGGACTTCAGGGGCGCGTTCGCTCGCCTGAAGCGCGAGCTGCGGAGCCTCTATTTCTCGGCCTACCAGAGCCACCTCTGGAACCTCGCGCTCGGCCGCCTGATCACTCGGGTGACGGAGCCCGACCAGCGTGCCGAGATCGAGTTCAAGGCGGCGACGATGCCGATCCATCGCGGCCTGACCGCCGAGCAGGCGGCCACGCTGCGCTCGACCCAGATCCCCCTGCCCTCGTCACGCAATACGATTCCCGACGGGCTGCTAGGCGAGATCCTCAACGAGGTCGCGACCGAGCAGGCGATTCCCTGGAGCGAGATGCGAGTCAAGCACCTGAAGGACGTCTTCTTCTCCAAGGGGCACCGGGCGGCCCTGATCGACACCGGCGGTCTGTCGCACAACGACGAGGCCGACGAGCTCTATCCGGGGCGACGAAAGCTCTCGCTGGAGTTCGAGCTGCCCAAGGGGGGGTACGCCACGATCGTGGTGAAGCGACTGACCGAGGCGGCCCGATGA
- a CDS encoding VOC family protein produces MNGQVTSVFLYCEDVVKSMEFYNEIVGAEVAQVHTEVEGGPISLAILRIGAFSLMLHPQDEHAEEFDGNRLGVGIHLQIRVDDVDAFYQHCLDEGAMLSVSEEPVDQAWGWREFALRDPDGFVWSIYQDKSDGQWT; encoded by the coding sequence ATGAACGGACAGGTCACCAGCGTCTTCCTGTACTGCGAAGACGTGGTCAAGTCGATGGAGTTCTACAACGAGATCGTCGGGGCCGAGGTGGCCCAGGTGCACACCGAGGTCGAGGGGGGGCCGATCAGCCTGGCGATCCTTCGGATCGGTGCGTTTTCCCTGATGCTGCACCCGCAGGACGAGCACGCCGAGGAGTTCGACGGCAACCGGCTCGGCGTCGGTATCCACCTCCAGATCCGGGTCGACGACGTGGACGCCTTCTACCAGCACTGTCTGGACGAAGGCGCGATGCTCAGCGTCTCCGAGGAGCCCGTCGACCAGGCCTGGGGATGGCGTGAATTTGCCTTGCGCGACCCCGATGGCTTCGTCTGGTCCATCTATCAGGACAAATCCGACGGCCAGTGGACCTGA